From the genome of Miscanthus floridulus cultivar M001 chromosome 10, ASM1932011v1, whole genome shotgun sequence, one region includes:
- the LOC136487669 gene encoding BTB/POZ domain and ankyrin repeat-containing protein NH5.2-like produces MSSEDSLKSLSLDYLNLLINGQAFSDVAFSVEGRLVHAHRCVLAARSLFFRKLFCGLDPNHQPPPTPGSSAAGVRAPELVIPVSSIRYEVLVLVLQFLYSGQASVAAPKSGPLPGCGTRGCWHTSCGAAVDLALDTLAAARSFGVEQLALLVQKQLEAMVKEASVDDVMKVLMASRKFEMQELWATCSHLVARSGLSADLLAKHLPIDVVAKIEDIRDKSPISAAGGTGGGPRSPFLTHHYLPINAAASAADRDHRIRRIRRALDAADIELVKLMVMGEGLDLDDALAVHYAVQHCGRDVVKALLELGAADVNYRAGPAGKTALHLAAEMVSPDMVSVLLDHHADPNARTLDGVTPLDVLRSLTSEFLFKGAVPGLTHIEPNKLRLCLELVQSAVMVATRDDGAGGTGTGGDAGGGGSNGGGSFPRGDAADDSLVSLTMNSTLMYQGQEMAAAVTGEARKGSGGGGRGGSPSNLYLPNGFP; encoded by the exons ATGAGCTCGGAGGACTCGCTCAAGTCGCTGTCGCTGGACTACCTGAACCTGCTCATCAACGGGCAGGCCTTCAGCGACGTGGCCTTCAGCGTGGAGGGCCGGCTGGTGCACGCGCACCGCTGCGTGCTGGCCGCGCGCAGCCTCTTCTTCCGCAAGCTCTTCTGCGGCCTCGACCCCAACCAccagccgccgccgacgccgggcTCCTCCGCCGCCGGGGTTCGCGCGCCGGAGCTCGTCATCCCCGTCAGCTCCATCCGCTAcgaggtgctggtgctggtgctccaGTTCCTCTACAGCGGCCAGGCCTCCGTCGCCGCGCCCAAGAGCGGGCCGCTCCCCGGCTGCGGCACCAGGGGCTGCTGGCACACCAGCTGCGGCGCCGCCGTCGACCTCGCCCTCGATACCCTCGCCGCCGCTCGATCCTTCGGCGTCGAGCAGCTCGCCCTCCTCGTCCAG AAGCAACTGGAGGCCATGGTGAAGGAGGCGTCCGTGGACGACGTGATGAAGGTGCTGATGGCGTCGCGCAAGTTCGAGATGCAGGAGCTCTGGGCCACCTGCTCCCACCTGGTGGCGCGCTCGGGCCTCTCTGCCGACCTCCTCGCCAAGCACCTCCCCATCGACGTGGTGGCCAAGATCGAGGACATCCGCGACAAGTCCCCCATCTCCGCCGCAGGCGGAACCGGCGGCGGGCCGCGCTCGCCGTTCCTCACCCACCACTACCTCCCCATCAacgcggcggcgtcggcggcggaccGCGACCACAGGATCCGGCGCATCCGCCGGGCTCTCGACGCCGCCGACATCGAGCTCGTCAAGCTGATGGTGATGGGCGAAGGACTGGACCTCGACGACGCCCTCGCCGTGCACTACGCCGTCCAGCACTGCGGCCGCGACGTCGTCAAGGCGCTGCTGGAGCTCGGCGCCGCCGACGTCAACTACCGTGCCGGGCCTGCGGGGAAGACGGCGCTGCACCTGGCGGCCGAGATGGTGTCCCCCGACATGGTGTCCGTGCTCCTCGATCACCACGCCGACCCCAACGCCCGGACGCTCGACGGCGTCACCCCGCTCGACGTGCTCCGCAGCCTCACCTCCGAGTTCCTCTTCAAGGGCGCCGTGCCGGGGCTCACGCACATCGAGCCCAACAAGCTCAGGCTCTGCCTCGAGCTCGTGCAGTCCGCGGTGATGGTGGCCACGCGCGACGACGGCGCCGGCGGTACTGGGACCGGCGGCGACGCCGGGGGAGGAGGAAGCAACGGCGGCGGGAGCTTCCCGAGGGGCGACGCCGCCGACGACAGCTTGGTGAGCCTCACCATGAACTCCACGCTCATGTACCAGGGCCaggagatggcggcggcggtAACTGGCGAGGCCAggaaagggagcggcggcggcggccgaggaGGGAGCCCATCCAACTTGTACTTGCCCAATGGCTTCCCATAA
- the LOC136488022 gene encoding uncharacterized protein: MSLPSSPPECPAMSGSTPCPRVAESGRQAPNPAPPADADASVLTKAADTVMGRPVALATRPAAAGRLAGRACMFRVIMERFYKRKAQDIDSTNNNRNSCLDDLNWEEEIKYDPGLRKQIDAYHPNHREKARRKYLENGPCQPHTCNFPVSDIGDKPRRFIPEWFDEFGSWLEYSESKDRAYCFCCFLFREKKDAGYKSFVVNGWNGYHRKGRLKSHVGDVGGLHYNAMKKCDDLLQRKQHIDVAYNQISEAAKKAYFIRLNGSIDTARLLLKQGLPFRGHDESIESHNKGNFKEFYDCLAQHDTELRRAVSTNAAANSSLLAPEIQRDIVECFTNEIVHSILEELGNDVFCLLVDESRDVSCKEQMAVVLRYVDKCGVVKERFVGLVHVTETTSSHLKSSIDSLLAKFKLSLKQVRGQGYDSASNMRGEFNGLQSLIMRESKTAYYVHCFAHQLQLVIVAVVRKHKGVSNFLNMISILLNVVGGLAKRRDMIRDINHEQVKKALGCGQLETGTGLNQEQCLQRPGDTRWSSHYKTLKSLVNMFCTIVEVLKVVEKDDRDWKNRDQASNLLVYFKSFDFAFYLHLMLTTLTITNTLSLALQRKDQDIVNAIGCVKATRLHLGDLRRDGCEKLLDEVNEFCDLHEIDRLEMEDRYTDPRQPRKKSGITNKHHYEVDCFNDVIDWLVQELDSRFSETSSQLLVCSAAFNPRDSFQAFNVEDLMSLAKLYPDDFSTDDLRDLSHYLCLYIADVQEDARFSNINTIGELSQKMVETGKHRCYPLVYRLLKLVLVLPVATATVERCFSGMKFVKTTLSNRMGDQHLSHRLICYLEKEEMKKVTNEAVVRRFMTMEGKWRKYDL; the protein is encoded by the exons ATGTCGCTGCCGTCATCACCGCCAGAGTGCCCCGCCATGTCGGGCTCCACCCCATGCCCTAGGGTCGCCGAATCTGGACGCCAGGCCCCGAATCCGGCGCCCCCTGCCGACGCCGACGCCTCCGTATTGACCAAAGCTGCAGACACCGTCATGGGCCGGCCCGTCGCCTTGGCCACCAGACCGGCCGCCGCAGGCAGGCTGGCAGGCAGAG CCTGCATGTTTAGG GTAATCATGGAGAGGTTTTATAAACGGAAAGCTCAAGACATAGACAGTACCAACAATAACAGAAATTCATGTCTAGATGATCTCAATTGGGAAGAGGAGATTAAATATGACCCAGGCTTGAGGAAACAAATTGATGCTTACCATCCTAACCATAGAGAAAAGGCCAGAAGAAAATATTTGGAGAATGGACCTTGCCAGCCTCACACATGTAATTTTCCTGTTTCAGATATTGGAGACAAGCCGAGAAGATTTATCCCGGAATGGTTTGATGAGTTTGGAAGTTGGCTTGAATATAGTGAGTCAAAGGATAGAGCATATTGCTTTTGTTGTTTCTTATTTAGAGAAAAGAAGGATGCAGGATATAAATCATTTGTAGTTAATGGTTGGAATGGTTATCATAGGAAAGGAAGGTTAAAGTCACatgttggtgatgttggtggcttACACTATAATGCAATGAAGAAGTGCGATGATTTGTTACAAAGAAAGCAACACATAGATGTTGCTTACAATCAGATAAGTGAGGCTGCTAAGAAGGCTTATTTTATTCGGTTGAATGGATCCATTGATACTGCTAGGCTGTTGTTGAAGCAAGGATTGCCTTTTCGTGGCCATGATGAGTCAATAGAATCCCACAACAAGGGGAACTTTAAGGAGTTTTATGATTGCTTAGCACAACATGATACAGAGTTACGGAGAGCGGTGAGTACAAATGCTGCAGCTAATAGTAGTTTGCTTGCTCCTGAAATTCAGAGGGACATTGTTGAATGTTTTACAAATGAGATTGTACACTCTATCCTTGAAGAACTTGGGAATGACGTGTtttgcttgctagttgatgagTCAAGAGATGTTTCTTGCAAAGAGCAAATGGCTGTGGTCTTGAGGTATGTTGATAAATGTGGGGTCGTGAAAGAGAGGTTTGTTGGCCTTGTGCATGTGACTGAAACAACTTCTTCCCACTTGAAGTCATCTATTGATTCTCTACTTGCAAAGTTCAAACTAAGCTTGAAGCAAGTTCGAGGCCAAGGATACGATAGTGCTAGCAATATGCGAGGTGAGTTCAATGGCTTGCAATCATTGATCATGAGAGAAAGTAAAACAGCTTATTATGTGCATTGCTTTGCTCACCAACTTCAGTTAGTCATTGTGGCAGTTGTGAGAAAACATAAGGGTGTAAGCAATTTCTTAAACATGATTTCTATCTTGTTAAATGTGGTCGGTGGGTTAGCTAAGAGAAGGGATATGATTAGAGATATTAATCATGAACAAGTCAAGAAGGCACTAGGTTGTGGGCAACTTGAGACCGGGACAGGGTTAAATCAAGAGCAATGCCTTCAAAGACCTGGAGATACTCGTTGGAGTTCCCATTATAAAACTCTCAAGAGTTTAGTCAACATGTTTTGTACAATAGTTGAAGTGCTAAAAGTTGTTGAAAAGGATGACAGAGATTGGAAAAATAGAGATCAAGCATCAAATCTTCTGGTATACTTCAAATCTTTTGACTTTGCCTTTTATTTGCACCTCATGTTGACTACCTTAACTATCACAAATACCTTGTCATTAGCATTGCAACGCAAGGATCAAGACATTGTAAATGCCATTGGGTGTGTGAAAGCAACTAGACTCCATTTGGGTGATCTTAGAAGAGATGGGTGTGAGAAATTATTAGATGAAGTGAATGAGTTTTGTGACTTGCATGAAATTGATAGACTGGAAATGGAAGATAGATATACTGATCCTCGACAACCTAGGAAAAAATCAGGAATTACAAACAAGCATCACTATGAAGTGGATTGCTTTAATGATGTTATTGATTGGCTAGTTCAAGAGCTTGATAGCCGCTTTAGTGAGACAAGCTCTCAATTGCTTGTTTGCTCGGCCGCTTTTAACCCAAGGGATTCATTTCAGGCTTTCAATGTGGAGGATTTGATGAGCTTAGCAAAACTATATCCTGATGATTTTAGTACTGATGATTTGAGAGACCTTAGCCACTATCTTTGCCTTTACATTGCCGATGTGCAAGAAGATGCTAGATTCTCCAACATAAACACTATTGGTGAGCTCTCTCAAAAAATGGTTGAGACAGGGAAACATCGTTGTTATCCATTGGTCTATCGACTCTTGAAGCTTGTACTAGTATTGCCTGTCGCTACTGCAACAGTTGAGAGATGCTTTTCAGGAATGAAGTTTGTCAAAACAACTTTGTCTAATCGCATGGGTGATCAGCACTTGAGTCATAGACTTATTTGCTatctagagaaagaagaaatgaaGAAAGTGACCAATGAGGCCGTGGTTCGACGTTTCATGACAATGGAAGGAAAATGGCGTAAATATGATCTCTGA